CGCTGGCCGACGGCACGCTGGCGCATTTCGGCGAGGTGGCGCGAGACCTTCGTGACGTCAGCGCGCCGGAGAGCGCGCGCACGCTGTTTCGCGACATGCTGGCGCTGGGCGAGCGCGAGGCCGCGGAGATCGCCGACAGATTTCCCAAGGTGCAGCGCCGCGTCGGCGGCTACAATCTCGACGCACTGACGCCGCGCAACGCCGCCAACAACCTGGCGCATCTGCTGGTCGGCTCCGAGGGCACGCTGGCCTTCTCCACCCGGATCGAGCTCAAGCTGTGGCCGCTGATCCGCACCAAGGTGCTCGGCGTCTGTCATTTCGGCAGCTTCTATCAGGCGATGGATGCGGCCCAGCATCTGGTCAAGCTGAAGCCGATCGCGGTCGAGCTGGTCGACCGCACCATGATCGGGCTGGGCCGCGACATCGCGATGTTCCAGCCGGTGATCGCGGCGGCGGTGCGCGGCGATCCCGACGCGATCCTGGTGGTCGAGTTCGCGGAGGAGACGAAGGACGAGAACCTCGCCAAGCTGAAGCAGCTCTCCGAGCTGATGGGTGATCTCGGCTTCTCCTGGAGCAACGAGATCAGCAAATGGGGCGGCGTCGTCGAGATATCAGACCCTGTGCTGCAGACCGCCGTCGCCGACTTCCGCGCCGCCGGCCTCAACGTGATGATGTCGATGAAGGAGGCCGGCAAGCCGGTGTCGTTCGTCGAGGACTGCGCCGTGCCGCTGCCCCACCTCGCCGACTACACCGCGCGGCTCAACGAGGTGTTCGCCAGGCACGGCACGCGCGGCACGATGTACGCGCACGCCTCCGAGGGCTGCCTGCATGTCCGCCCGGTGCTGAACCTGAAGCTGGAGAAGGACGTCAAGGCGATGCGCGCCATCGCCGAGGAAGCTTTCGCCATGGTGCGCGAGTACAAGGGTTCGCATTCCGGCGAGCATGGCGATGGCATCGTGCGCTCGGAATTCCATGAGCAGATGTTCGGCAGCCGCATCGTCGCCGACTTCAAGGAGGTCAAGCAGCGCTTCGATCCGGCGAACGTGCTCAATCCTGGCCGCATCGTCGATCCACCCAGGATGGACGACCGCTCGCTGTTCCGCTATCCGCCGGACTACCGCATCGACGACATCAAGCCGGTGCTCGACTGGTCGGCCTATCCGGGTGCCGCCGGCGGCTTCCAGGGCGCGGTCGAGATGTGCAACAACAACGGCGCCTGCCGCAAGCTCGACGGCGGCGTGATGTGCCCGTCCTATCGCGCCACCCGCGACGAGAAGGATGTCACGCGCGGCCGTGCCAATACCTTGCGGCTCGCGATCTCCGGCCAGCTCGGTCCCGGCGCGCTGTCGTCCGACGAGATGATGGAGACCTTGAAGCTCTGCGTCTCCTGCAAGGCCTGCCGCCGCGAGTGCCCGACCGGCGTTGACATGGCCAAGATGAAGATCGAGGTGCTGGCGGCCCGGGCGACGACGCATGGCCTCACGCTGCGCGACCGGCTCATCGCCTATCTGCCGCGCTATGCCGATATGGCTGCCCGCATCGCGCCGCTCGTGAACCTGCGCAATCATGTTGCGCCCCTGCGCGTGCTGATGGAGCGCGTTGCGGGCATCAGCGCCAAGCGCAAGCTTCCGGCCTTCCGCACCGACACCTTCCGCGTCGACGCCGACGCGTTCGGTCCGGCTGATGGCCCCGAGGTCGTGCTGTTCGGCGACACCTTCAACCGCGTCTATGAGCGCGAAAATCTCGACGCCGCGCTGCGCGTGCTGATCGCCGGCGGCTATCGCGTCTACGTGCCCAAGCCGGCCGATGGCGGCCGCGCCCTGTGCTGCGGCCGCACCTTCCTCTCCGCCGGCCTCGTGGACGAGGCCAAGTCCGAGCTGCAGCGCCTGGTCGAGACCTACGCGCCGTTCGCCTCGCGCGGCGTGCCGATCATCGGCCTCGAGCCAAGCTGTCTGCTGACGCTGCGCGACGAACTGCTGTCGCTGCGCAACGACGCCACCGCGAAAACAATCAGCGCACACGCGCTGCTGCTGGAAGAGTTTCTGGCGCGCGAGGCCGAGGGCGGCCGGCTGGCGCTGCCGCTCGCCCCCCTGCCCGGTAAGGCCTTGCTGCACGGCCATTGCCATCAGAAATCCTTCGCCGCCTTCAAGCCTGTCGAGCAGGTGCTGCGACTCATTCCGGAGCTCACGGTCGAGACCATCGAATCCTCCTGCTGCGGCATGGCCGGCGCGTTCGGCTATGGCGCGGAGACCTACGAGGTCTCGCTGCAGATGGCGGAGGCGTCGCTGCTGCCCGCCGTGCGCAACGCCGACGCCGCAACGTTCATCGTTGCCGACGGCACCTCCTGCCGCCACCAGATCCAGGACGGCGCCGCCCGCGGTGCCGTTCACGCCGCGCAGCTCCTGGCGATGAGCCTGGAGCGGGCGCAAGCATCAACGTAGGTCACGAGAGACCGGACGCCGCGGAGCGCGACCTCAATGTTCGTCATTGCGAGGAGCGAAGCGACGAAGCAATCCAGACCTTTTCTTACGTCCTGGATTGCTTCGCTTCGCTCGCAATGACGGATGATAGAGCCGACTTTTCATCACA
This region of Bradyrhizobium sp. SZCCHNS1050 genomic DNA includes:
- a CDS encoding FAD-binding and (Fe-S)-binding domain-containing protein gives rise to the protein MPNAKAGPSRLEQKLRAEMTGDVFFDRFNRGRYATDASFYQVIPAGVVVPRTMDEALRALAIARDDGRIVTPRGGGTSQCGQTVNEGIVVDFSKHLNRIVSLDVEGRTCVVEPGIVLDDLNRQLKKHGLWFPVDVSTASRATIGGMAGNNSCGGRSLRYGTMRDNTIAIDAALADGTLAHFGEVARDLRDVSAPESARTLFRDMLALGEREAAEIADRFPKVQRRVGGYNLDALTPRNAANNLAHLLVGSEGTLAFSTRIELKLWPLIRTKVLGVCHFGSFYQAMDAAQHLVKLKPIAVELVDRTMIGLGRDIAMFQPVIAAAVRGDPDAILVVEFAEETKDENLAKLKQLSELMGDLGFSWSNEISKWGGVVEISDPVLQTAVADFRAAGLNVMMSMKEAGKPVSFVEDCAVPLPHLADYTARLNEVFARHGTRGTMYAHASEGCLHVRPVLNLKLEKDVKAMRAIAEEAFAMVREYKGSHSGEHGDGIVRSEFHEQMFGSRIVADFKEVKQRFDPANVLNPGRIVDPPRMDDRSLFRYPPDYRIDDIKPVLDWSAYPGAAGGFQGAVEMCNNNGACRKLDGGVMCPSYRATRDEKDVTRGRANTLRLAISGQLGPGALSSDEMMETLKLCVSCKACRRECPTGVDMAKMKIEVLAARATTHGLTLRDRLIAYLPRYADMAARIAPLVNLRNHVAPLRVLMERVAGISAKRKLPAFRTDTFRVDADAFGPADGPEVVLFGDTFNRVYERENLDAALRVLIAGGYRVYVPKPADGGRALCCGRTFLSAGLVDEAKSELQRLVETYAPFASRGVPIIGLEPSCLLTLRDELLSLRNDATAKTISAHALLLEEFLAREAEGGRLALPLAPLPGKALLHGHCHQKSFAAFKPVEQVLRLIPELTVETIESSCCGMAGAFGYGAETYEVSLQMAEASLLPAVRNADAATFIVADGTSCRHQIQDGAARGAVHAAQLLAMSLERAQAST